The following are from one region of the Georgenia sp. M64 genome:
- a CDS encoding uracil-DNA glycosylase, whose translation MSPLPVDPAWADALSPVEPRIHALGEFLRGELAAGHGYLPAGPDVLRAFTYPMADVRVLVVGQDPYPTPGHPMGLSFSVQPHVRPVPRSLRNIYRELHDDLGVPAPDDGDLTPWARHGVMLLNRVLTVRPGTPASHRGRGWEEVTEHAIRALVARGTPLVAILWGRDAATLKPVLGDTPVVESAHPSPLSASRGFFGSRPFSRANALLAELGAEPVDWSLAG comes from the coding sequence ATGAGCCCCCTCCCCGTCGACCCGGCGTGGGCCGACGCCCTCTCCCCGGTCGAGCCGCGCATCCACGCCCTGGGCGAGTTCCTCCGCGGCGAGCTCGCGGCCGGTCACGGCTACCTGCCCGCGGGGCCGGACGTCCTGCGGGCCTTCACCTACCCCATGGCGGACGTGCGCGTCCTCGTCGTCGGCCAGGACCCCTACCCCACCCCGGGGCACCCCATGGGGCTGTCGTTCTCCGTCCAGCCGCACGTGCGGCCGGTCCCCCGCTCGCTGCGGAACATCTACCGCGAGCTCCACGACGACCTGGGGGTTCCCGCTCCCGACGACGGCGACCTCACCCCCTGGGCGAGGCACGGCGTCATGCTGCTCAACCGTGTCCTCACCGTGCGCCCGGGCACGCCCGCCTCGCACCGGGGGCGCGGCTGGGAGGAGGTGACCGAGCACGCCATCCGGGCGCTCGTGGCCCGGGGCACCCCGCTCGTGGCGATCCTGTGGGGCCGCGACGCCGCCACGCTCAAGCCGGTCCTCGGCGACACCCCGGTCGTGGAGTCGGCGCACCCGAGCCCGCTGTCCGCCTCCCGCGGCTTCTTCGGCTCCCGGCCGTTCTCGAGGGCCAACGCGCTGCTCGCGGAGCTCGGGGCCGAGCCGGTGGACTGGTCGCTCGCCGGCTGA
- a CDS encoding trehalose-6-phosphate synthase yields MPAGEHEFVVVANRLPVDITVEPDGGLRTERSPGGLVTALAPIMRKNDGAWVGWSGQPDFTHEPFDAEGMRLWPVPLSEREVAEYYEGFSNATLWPLYHDVIVAPEYHRNWWNAYVSINRRFAAAAAEAAAPGGTVWVHDYQLQLVPSVLRLLRPDVKIGFFNHIPFPPVEIFAQLPWRRQVVEGLLGADLVGFQRPGDASNFLRAVRRLTDLQVRGPQVTIPGRWSRPDRQVRAQAFPISIDAASFDELARTPEVLARAEEIRRNLGSPEVLLLGVDRLDYTKGIRHRLKAFGELLEDGQLRVPEAAMVQVASPSRERVEQYRQLRDEVEVTVGRINGDFGTLGRAAVHYLHHSYPMEEMAALYRAADVMLVTSLRDGMNLVAKEYVAARSDLGGALVLSEFTGAADELAQALLINPHDIDGTKATVMRAIGMDPREGRRRMRSLRRRVLEHDVQRWADDFLGYLAMTAPTETQ; encoded by the coding sequence ATGCCGGCCGGAGAGCATGAGTTCGTCGTCGTCGCGAACCGACTGCCCGTGGACATCACCGTCGAGCCGGACGGTGGGCTGCGCACCGAGCGCTCGCCGGGCGGTCTCGTCACGGCCCTGGCGCCGATCATGCGCAAGAACGACGGCGCCTGGGTGGGCTGGTCGGGCCAGCCGGACTTCACGCACGAGCCGTTCGACGCCGAGGGCATGCGCCTGTGGCCGGTGCCGCTGAGCGAGCGTGAGGTCGCCGAGTACTACGAGGGCTTCTCCAACGCCACCCTCTGGCCGCTCTACCACGACGTCATCGTGGCGCCGGAGTACCACCGCAACTGGTGGAACGCGTACGTCTCGATCAACCGGCGCTTCGCCGCCGCCGCGGCCGAGGCCGCCGCCCCGGGCGGGACGGTGTGGGTGCACGACTACCAGCTCCAGCTCGTCCCGTCGGTGCTGCGGCTGCTGCGCCCGGACGTCAAGATCGGGTTCTTCAACCACATCCCGTTCCCGCCGGTCGAGATCTTCGCCCAGCTGCCCTGGCGGCGCCAGGTGGTCGAGGGCCTCCTCGGGGCCGACCTCGTGGGCTTCCAGCGGCCGGGCGACGCCTCGAACTTCCTCCGCGCCGTCCGCCGGCTCACCGACCTGCAGGTCCGCGGCCCGCAGGTGACCATCCCCGGCCGCTGGTCGCGCCCGGACCGCCAGGTGCGGGCCCAGGCCTTCCCGATCTCCATCGACGCCGCCTCCTTCGACGAGCTCGCGCGCACGCCCGAGGTGCTCGCCCGCGCCGAGGAGATCCGCAGGAACCTCGGCAGCCCGGAGGTCCTGCTCCTGGGTGTGGACCGGCTCGACTACACCAAGGGGATCCGCCACCGGCTCAAGGCCTTCGGCGAGCTCCTCGAGGACGGGCAGCTGCGGGTGCCCGAGGCGGCCATGGTCCAGGTGGCCAGCCCGTCCCGGGAGCGGGTGGAGCAGTATCGCCAGCTGCGCGACGAGGTCGAGGTGACGGTCGGGCGCATCAACGGCGACTTCGGCACCCTGGGGCGCGCCGCCGTGCACTACCTCCACCACTCCTACCCGATGGAGGAGATGGCCGCCCTGTACCGGGCCGCCGACGTCATGCTCGTCACCTCCCTGCGCGACGGCATGAACCTCGTCGCCAAGGAGTACGTCGCGGCCCGCTCGGACCTCGGCGGGGCGCTGGTCCTCAGCGAGTTCACCGGCGCCGCCGACGAGCTCGCCCAGGCCCTGCTCATCAACCCGCACGACATCGACGGCACCAAGGCCACCGTCATGCGCGCCATCGGCATGGACCCCCGCGAGGGCCGCCGCC
- a CDS encoding thioredoxin domain-containing protein, which translates to MPSNPNPTKAERREAAREQAKQLREAQARRDRRNRNILIGGVIALMVVVAIALYVIISQGSKPVAENVETVPANVSVEDGGISLGSDLVAGTANEGAPVLDVYLDYTCSFCAMFEEINAGDVEEMVTAGDATVVFHPVAILDRTGEFSGYSGRSAQAAAVVADAAPEAFADFHAALFALWAEAVDAGASESGGGVEPTDEDIAAAAVESGVPQDVADSIAEGRFTEWVSATTEQFSRDGFTGTPTVLVDGEVFQEWNTPGALVEAVTGE; encoded by the coding sequence ATGCCGAGCAACCCCAACCCCACCAAGGCCGAGCGTCGCGAGGCCGCCCGCGAGCAGGCCAAGCAGCTGCGCGAGGCGCAGGCCCGGCGTGACCGCCGCAACCGGAACATCCTCATCGGCGGTGTCATCGCCCTCATGGTGGTCGTCGCCATCGCCCTCTACGTGATCATCAGCCAGGGCTCGAAGCCCGTCGCCGAGAACGTGGAGACCGTGCCGGCCAACGTCTCGGTGGAGGACGGCGGCATCTCGCTCGGCTCGGACCTCGTCGCCGGCACGGCCAACGAGGGTGCCCCGGTGCTCGACGTCTACCTCGACTACACCTGCAGCTTCTGCGCGATGTTCGAGGAGATCAACGCCGGTGACGTCGAGGAGATGGTGACCGCCGGCGACGCGACGGTCGTGTTCCACCCCGTGGCGATCCTCGACCGGACCGGGGAGTTCTCGGGCTACTCGGGCCGGTCCGCCCAGGCGGCGGCCGTCGTCGCGGACGCGGCTCCCGAGGCCTTCGCCGACTTCCACGCCGCCCTGTTCGCGCTGTGGGCCGAGGCCGTCGACGCCGGGGCGAGCGAGTCCGGTGGCGGCGTCGAGCCCACCGACGAGGACATCGCCGCGGCGGCCGTCGAGTCCGGTGTCCCCCAGGACGTGGCCGACTCCATCGCCGAGGGCCGCTTCACCGAGTGGGTCTCGGCGACCACCGAGCAGTTCAGCCGGGACGGGTTCACCGGGACCCCGACCGTGCTGGTCGACGGCGAGGTCTTCCAGGAGTGGAACACGCCCGGCGCCCTCGTCGAGGCGGTCACCGGGGAGTGA
- a CDS encoding beta-galactosidase codes for MRDDDVLVVRHEGWQGPPVVPAMAGAPDADPRLTVTARGLARDGVGWVPVSGEIHYSRVPRARWRERLLLMRAGGVDVVSTYLIWIHHQGDPGPPRFDGDLDVAAFVRLCHELGLAVVLRIGPWCHGEVRNGGFPDWVQDAPVRHRTDDAGYLALVRPWFEALGEQLAALCAPGGPVLAVQVENELYDQPDHLLTLKSMARSVGLRAPLWTATAWGGALLPPEEVLPLWSGYGDGFWVDAHAPWDPTFRSHYLVSHEWDDPGVGADVRGVAAEEVSPRKLDESFPPATCELGGGMATTYHRRPVPTGADIAAVANTKIAAGSAWQGYYMYAGGTNPAGPAVQESHATGYPNDLPRLDYDFHAAIGSAGLLGPSHAPLRRQHAFLRAFGPQLVGMRSSLPDVLPKGVEDSRTLRWAVRGDGTSGFVVISWHQPHVPLPDLHGVVLALDLPGGRLRVGPFDVPAGTLARWPFGLDVGGIRVGWATASALTLADPSTLVLVAERGVDVDVCLDPAAVVSGALAERAPGVHRARPGGTLEVELDGARARVVVVAAEDADDVWVLQADARPLVTLCADPVWVEGGDVVVRAAVEPRVRVLGEGWESLPVRCEGQPRPPREVRVVLERRPGEVPPGYGRSQGRASAPAQERLTDLAARYRLTDVGTASRGEDRRVLRLVWAGDVAQLIVDDDVVADRFWDGSPWDVDLDVLPGAERDRVSVRILPLHPGAEVWLPAEALDRRRSVAGALEALDAATLTRTSWWRAAVPARRGVPAGR; via the coding sequence GTGCGTGACGACGACGTCCTGGTGGTCCGGCACGAGGGCTGGCAGGGTCCGCCCGTCGTCCCCGCGATGGCCGGTGCCCCCGACGCCGACCCCCGCCTGACGGTGACGGCCCGCGGCCTGGCCCGCGACGGCGTCGGCTGGGTGCCCGTCTCGGGCGAGATCCACTACTCACGGGTCCCGCGCGCGCGGTGGCGCGAGCGCCTGCTCCTCATGCGGGCCGGCGGGGTCGACGTCGTCTCCACCTACCTCATCTGGATCCACCACCAGGGCGACCCGGGCCCGCCGCGCTTCGACGGGGACCTCGACGTCGCCGCGTTCGTCCGCCTCTGCCACGAGCTCGGCCTCGCCGTCGTCCTGCGCATCGGCCCGTGGTGCCACGGCGAGGTGCGCAACGGCGGGTTCCCCGACTGGGTGCAGGACGCGCCGGTGCGGCACCGGACCGACGACGCCGGCTACCTCGCCCTCGTCCGGCCCTGGTTCGAGGCGCTGGGCGAGCAGCTCGCCGCGCTGTGCGCCCCCGGCGGTCCCGTGCTCGCCGTGCAGGTGGAGAACGAGCTCTACGACCAGCCGGACCACCTCCTCACGCTGAAGTCCATGGCCCGCTCGGTCGGCCTGCGCGCCCCCCTGTGGACCGCGACGGCGTGGGGCGGCGCGCTGCTGCCGCCCGAGGAGGTCCTCCCGCTCTGGTCCGGCTACGGCGACGGCTTCTGGGTCGACGCCCACGCACCCTGGGACCCCACGTTCCGGTCGCACTACCTCGTCTCGCACGAGTGGGACGACCCCGGGGTCGGCGCCGACGTCCGGGGCGTCGCCGCGGAGGAGGTGAGTCCCCGGAAGCTGGACGAGTCGTTCCCGCCGGCGACGTGCGAGCTCGGCGGCGGCATGGCCACCACCTACCACCGCCGCCCCGTCCCGACGGGGGCCGACATCGCCGCGGTCGCCAACACCAAGATCGCGGCGGGATCGGCGTGGCAGGGGTACTACATGTACGCGGGCGGGACGAACCCCGCCGGCCCGGCGGTCCAGGAGTCCCACGCGACCGGCTACCCCAACGACCTGCCCCGGCTCGACTACGACTTCCACGCCGCGATCGGCTCCGCCGGCCTCCTCGGGCCCAGCCACGCGCCGCTGCGCCGCCAGCACGCGTTCCTCCGGGCCTTCGGCCCGCAGCTGGTGGGCATGCGCTCGAGCCTGCCCGACGTCCTCCCGAAGGGCGTCGAGGACTCACGGACCCTGCGGTGGGCGGTGCGCGGGGACGGGACGAGCGGCTTCGTCGTGATCAGCTGGCACCAGCCCCACGTGCCGCTGCCCGACCTGCACGGGGTCGTCCTCGCCCTCGACCTGCCCGGTGGCCGGTTGCGCGTCGGCCCGTTCGACGTCCCGGCCGGGACGCTCGCCCGCTGGCCGTTCGGGCTGGACGTGGGCGGGATCCGTGTGGGCTGGGCGACCGCGTCCGCCCTGACGCTGGCCGACCCGTCGACGCTCGTGCTCGTCGCCGAGCGCGGCGTCGACGTCGACGTGTGCCTCGACCCGGCCGCGGTGGTCTCCGGCGCGCTCGCGGAGCGGGCGCCCGGGGTCCACCGGGCGCGCCCGGGCGGGACCCTCGAGGTCGAGCTGGACGGTGCACGGGCGCGCGTGGTGGTCGTCGCGGCCGAGGACGCCGACGACGTGTGGGTCCTGCAGGCCGACGCGCGGCCGCTCGTGACGCTGTGCGCGGACCCGGTGTGGGTCGAGGGCGGCGACGTCGTCGTCCGCGCGGCGGTCGAGCCCCGTGTCCGCGTCCTCGGCGAGGGCTGGGAGTCCCTGCCCGTGCGGTGCGAGGGGCAGCCGCGCCCGCCGCGGGAGGTACGGGTGGTTCTCGAGCGCAGGCCCGGCGAGGTGCCGCCCGGTTACGGCCGGTCGCAGGGCCGGGCCTCGGCGCCGGCGCAGGAGAGGCTCACCGACCTCGCGGCGCGCTACCGGCTCACCGACGTGGGGACGGCGTCGCGCGGGGAGGACCGGCGCGTCCTCCGGCTGGTGTGGGCGGGTGACGTCGCGCAGCTCATCGTCGACGACGACGTCGTCGCCGACCGCTTCTGGGACGGCTCGCCGTGGGACGTCGACCTCGACGTGCTGCCGGGCGCCGAGCGTGACCGGGTGAGCGTGCGGATCCTGCCGCTGCACCCGGGCGCGGAGGTCTGGCTGCCTGCCGAGGCGCTCGACCGGCGCCGGTCGGTCGCGGGCGCGCTGGAGGCGCTCGACGCGGCAACGCTCACCCGGACCTCGTGGTGGCGGGCCGCGGTCCCGGCGCGACGGGGGGTGCCGGCCGGCCGGTGA
- a CDS encoding protein kinase — MTAQASGRTVGGYRLVRTLGAGGMGTVHEAVDGEGRHVAIKLLHPHIGADPQARRRLAREVALLHRVRDAGVARVLDAEVEDAEAFVVTELVEGPTLEEDVAHDGPFDAEELSVLAHGLADALRSIHAVGVVHRDLKPGNVMMSDTGPVVIDFGIAQVADDARLTQTGMVTGTPGYLDPEIIAGAEPGPGCDWWGWAAVLVFAATGRPPFGRGPTDAVLARVATGQVDTAGLPDGTARALTAALAARPADRLGPDDVLAALDGRGSTALTRVLAAPRSGHDDPRSGPGDAAPGDPEAWRTRTLPDAAGSGPATRALPRAAEPATAPVYPPGISPAPRREDGPGRPAEQQAWRGAAPEPQVRPGPVGPGAPPAHQRWAPPEGGTWTPEGPPAVPRWAVPPRRRSLLVGVVGLGVAAIATSYPGVFVLVAAVALVLSATAGWAGRSRRTARLRRGPRPGDDARMLAGVPWHLLRGLLSVVPGLVLGLLAGAAAWWVGISVGDPRLTAPVVLWGAAAAALGVAWLTPTTLPAREGARAAVDVLTPTAGFRALLAVLVLVVVAAVVAVVLLAPPSPSWAPLPEPPWPL, encoded by the coding sequence ATGACGGCGCAGGCCTCCGGGCGCACGGTGGGCGGCTACCGGCTCGTGCGCACGCTCGGCGCCGGCGGGATGGGCACCGTCCACGAGGCCGTGGACGGCGAGGGCCGGCACGTGGCGATCAAGCTCCTGCACCCCCACATCGGCGCCGACCCGCAGGCGCGCCGGCGACTGGCGCGTGAGGTCGCCCTCCTCCACCGGGTGCGGGACGCCGGGGTGGCGAGGGTCCTGGACGCCGAGGTGGAGGACGCCGAGGCGTTCGTCGTCACCGAGCTCGTCGAGGGGCCCACCCTCGAGGAGGACGTCGCGCACGACGGCCCCTTCGACGCCGAGGAGCTCTCGGTCCTCGCGCACGGCCTGGCCGACGCCCTGCGCTCGATCCACGCGGTCGGGGTGGTCCACCGCGACCTCAAGCCGGGCAACGTCATGATGAGCGACACCGGGCCGGTCGTCATCGACTTCGGCATCGCGCAGGTCGCCGACGACGCCCGCCTCACCCAGACCGGGATGGTGACGGGCACCCCGGGCTACCTCGACCCCGAGATCATCGCCGGTGCGGAGCCCGGGCCCGGGTGCGACTGGTGGGGGTGGGCGGCGGTGCTGGTCTTCGCCGCGACGGGCCGGCCCCCCTTCGGCCGGGGCCCGACCGACGCCGTGCTCGCCCGGGTCGCCACCGGTCAGGTGGACACCGCCGGGCTGCCCGACGGCACCGCCCGCGCCCTCACGGCGGCCCTCGCCGCGCGGCCCGCGGACCGGCTCGGCCCCGACGACGTCCTGGCCGCCCTCGACGGGCGGGGGTCGACCGCGCTGACCCGCGTCCTGGCCGCGCCGCGGAGCGGCCACGACGATCCGCGGAGCGGTCCGGGCGACGCCGCCCCCGGTGACCCCGAGGCGTGGCGCACCCGGACGCTGCCGGACGCCGCCGGGTCCGGGCCGGCCACCCGCGCCCTGCCCCGCGCCGCGGAGCCGGCGACCGCGCCCGTGTACCCCCCGGGCATCTCGCCGGCGCCGCGACGGGAGGACGGGCCGGGCCGGCCCGCCGAGCAGCAGGCCTGGCGGGGGGCCGCGCCTGAGCCGCAGGTCCGGCCGGGCCCGGTCGGCCCCGGCGCGCCCCCGGCTCACCAGCGGTGGGCGCCGCCGGAGGGCGGCACCTGGACCCCGGAGGGCCCGCCCGCCGTTCCCCGGTGGGCCGTGCCGCCGCGGCGGCGCAGCCTGCTCGTCGGCGTCGTCGGGCTGGGCGTGGCCGCCATCGCGACCTCCTACCCCGGTGTCTTCGTCCTCGTCGCGGCCGTCGCGCTCGTCCTCTCCGCCACCGCCGGATGGGCCGGGCGCTCGCGCCGCACCGCCCGGCTGCGCCGCGGCCCGCGGCCCGGCGACGACGCCCGGATGCTCGCCGGGGTGCCCTGGCACCTCCTGCGCGGGCTCCTCTCCGTCGTGCCCGGCCTCGTGCTCGGCCTCCTCGCCGGCGCCGCCGCCTGGTGGGTCGGGATCTCGGTGGGGGACCCGCGCCTCACCGCGCCGGTGGTCCTGTGGGGCGCGGCGGCCGCGGCCCTGGGCGTGGCCTGGCTCACGCCGACGACCCTGCCCGCGCGCGAGGGCGCCCGCGCGGCCGTCGACGTGCTCACACCGACGGCCGGCTTCCGGGCGCTGCTGGCCGTGCTGGTCCTCGTCGTCGTCGCGGCGGTCGTGGCGGTGGTGCTGCTCGCGCCGCCGTCGCCGAGCTGGGCGCCGCTGCCGGAGCCCCCCTGGCCCCTGTGA